Genomic DNA from bacterium:
ACGAGGGCCAGATGGTTCAGCACGAGCATGTCCTGGAGGACGGCGACGTCCTCGAACTGCATGCCTAGCGGCAGCCAGGTTGTGGTGGTGACGGGTGCCGGCCGTGGAATCGGGGCCGCGGTGGCACGGCTCGCAGGCGCCCGCGGCTACGCGGTCGCCGTCAACTATGTCCGGGACGGCGGGAGCGCGCTCGACGTGGTCCGAGACATCGAGCGCGCGGAAGGGCGGGCCCGTGCGTTCAAGGGCGACGTCTCCAAAGAAGAGGACGTGGTGGCGTTGTTCGAGGAAGCGGCGCGCGTATTGGGCTCGGTGACCGCGCTCGTGAACAACGCGGGTGTGTCGGGCCGGCCGGGGCGGCTGGACGCCCTCACGGGGAGCGAACTGTCGCGCGTGCTCGGCATCAACGTGACCGGGACCATCCTGTGCGCGCGCGAAGCGGTACGCCGGATGTCCCGACGCCACGGCGGACAGGGCGGTGTCATTGTCAATCTTTCGTCCGCGGCCGCGCGCCTGGGCGGCGCCGGCGAATGGGTGCACTATGCCGCGACCAAGGGGGCCGTCGAGAGCTTCACGATCGGCCTGGCACGTGAGGTTGGCGCGGAGGGGATCCGCGTAAACGCGGTTCGGCCCGGGCTGATCGAGACCGAGATGCATGCGACGGCCGGCGAGCCGGGCCGGGCGGCGCGCCTCGCCCCGACGGTCCCTATCGGGCGGGCGGGAACGGCCGGAGAGGTTGCGGAAGCGATCCTCTGGCT
This window encodes:
- a CDS encoding SDR family oxidoreductase, whose protein sequence is MPSGSQVVVVTGAGRGIGAAVARLAGARGYAVAVNYVRDGGSALDVVRDIERAEGRARAFKGDVSKEEDVVALFEEAARVLGSVTALVNNAGVSGRPGRLDALTGSELSRVLGINVTGTILCAREAVRRMSRRHGGQGGVIVNLSSAAARLGGAGEWVHYAATKGAVESFTIGLAREVGAEGIRVNAVRPGLIETEMHATAGEPGRAARLAPTVPIGRAGTAGEVAEAILWLLSPAASYTTGAILDVGGGR